The Bacteroidota bacterium DNA segment CAAAGCCTCGCTCACCCTCATGCTTTCCGACAATCTGGTAAAAGACAAAGGCATGAATGCCGGCCAGATCATCCGCGACCTTGCCAAAGAAATTCAGGGCGGCGGCGGCGGGCAGCCTTTCTTCGCTACTTCCGGCGGAGCCAATGTAGCCGGCATTCCGGCGGCGTTGAGTAAAGCGAAAACGGTGTTGGGTTAATCTATTTTTTGTGGTAATTCTTGCGCGGGTGCATTTGAACAGCACACAGGCAGAAAAATAAAAAACTCGTAAACCCCTCGCAGGTCTTCGGAGACCTGCGAGGGGTATCAGCCAGATTATTTTTCTGCCTGTGTGCGGAATTACTGTTGAAACTCAGCGCCTGCTTAAATCGGTTGTTGTAAATAATAACAAGGCAAACGAACAGATAAACGAAACAGCTTGGATGACACGCTGGGACAATTTTATACCGACATTGTTTCACACCTTCAAGTATTGTAAATTACTTCCATGAAAAAAATATACTCCTTTTAATCGTTGCTGTATTTTTCTCTGCTTTCTCGTATTCGCAGATACAGGTTTTAAAAGATTTTGACTTCAATAGCGGAAGCTATTACCTGCTGGGGACTTACAGCGAAAGTGATAAAAACGGTCTTCAGGATACATTAGGTGAATTTTATACCGACAGCATTCCCTTGTTAAACCAGTTTAAACAGGAATGGATTTTCAGTACACCCGGAGAAAAATATTCCTGCGGCTATCATTACCGGATATATATCTGCAAAAATAAAGCAGTGTTAAAGACAATTTGGATAAATCTTAACTGCAATGAATTGGTTTGCGATGGAAGATACTTTTATTTCAACTCTGATAAACTCCGGATTTTTAAAGGCAAACTAAAAAAATTAAAAACAGTTTACGAAGACTTCAAGACTATTGAAGAAGCCCGCCACAAACGAAAAGAAATTCTTAACCACCCTAAACTGATTTGTACCCCATATAAACCGTGGATAGATTATGAAGGAGAATTTTGGTTTACCTATACTTACCCAAATCCTAAAACAGATTACCTGCTCGGTGCGAAAGTATTTCTTGATAAGCTCACTGTCGAATTAAAAAATAGCTATCCCAATGAGACATTTATTCTGGACGATATGGGTGGTTCACTCACTGAAAAATTTGTGCACGTATATTGTAATAAATCACTTTCAGAAAAATTTTCGCTTTACCCGCGGGAAGAATGGAGTGATTTAAAGCCTGACCTTATCAGTTACTGGATTCCCTGAAATTAATACGCCGCAAAACAGGCCTCTACCACTTCCCCCCCGAGCCGCCGCCGCCAAATCCACCTCCTCCAAATCCCCCGAATCCACCACCACCGCCGCCCCAGCTTCCACCGCCGCCCCAACTGCCGCCGCCGCCCCAGCCGCCGCCAAAGCCACCAAAGCCGCCAAAACCACGTCCGCCAAACGTACTTCCACCGCCACCGCCGCCTTTGATCACATAAATAAAAACCACCACTACCACAAAAAGAATAATCAATGCGGTATAGCGGCGCGATTTCTTTTTGGGTTTCACGGCAGCATCTGCATCGTCAAATGCATCGCGGGCCATTTTCATTAGTGCATCCGTGGCCTCGTCGAGTGCACCGTAGAAATCGCCATTGGCAAAACGCGGAATGAGAATATCGTTTACAACGTGGCTGTTGCGGGTGGCGTTAATTTTTGCGTGTAGTCCTTCACCTACGGCTACAAACACATCGCGCTGACCTTTGCCACCGGTAGGTTTCACGAGAATCACCACACCATTGTCGAAGCCTTTGGTGCCCACGCCCCATTTTTCGCCGATGTAGGTGGCATATTCCCACGCGGCATAACCGGCCAGATCATCCACAATAACAATGGTGATCTGATTGGATGTTTCGTTATTGAACCTGAGCAGTTTTTCTTCCAGCGCCGCTGTTTCGCTCGCTGAAAGAAAATCGGGAAACGCTTTGGAAAGGTTGTTTACCAGTCGCGGCGGATCAGGCGCATCGGGAATGCCCTTGTAGCGGTCGGTTTGCGCCCAAAGGCTCAGCTGGCCGAATAAAAATCCGATCAGAAGAAGGAGTTTATACAGCCGGTTGCTCATCCGAAACTTATTTCATTGGTAAGCTCATTCGGATTATCCGAATTGCCGGGGAAATGCGAGGCCAGCTGCAATCCGCAATGCTCTACTGCCGTAGTTAATCCTTGCGCAAAACGTTTGGCACGAAAATCCTGACGCAACTGCTCCACAATCTGATCCCAGAAACCAGCAGGCACCACCTGATTAATGCCGCTGTCGCCAATAATGGCTATTTTATGCGAACGCACTGCCACGTAAATCAGCACACCGGTATGCGCCTGCGTGTGTTGCATACCCAGCTTACGAAACACACGCCGGGCACGCCATTGCGGACCAAACCAGCACCAGTTTTCGAGGTGGATGCGAATTTCACCACTCGTGCGCGATTCAGCACGGGTAATGGCTTCTACCAGTTGCGCCTGCTCGGCTTCATGCAAAAGATCGTGTGCGGCCGACATGGATTATTTGGTTTCAAAATCAACCTTCGGGGCTTTCTCCGCTCCGGCATCGCTTTCGAAATAAGGCATGGTCTGGAAACCAAAAATGCCCGCCCAGATATTGCCCGGAAACTTCTGCACACGGGTATTGAACGTCCCGGTAATTTCGTTGTAATCCGTACGTGATTTCTTAATCATGTTTTCCGTTTCCGAAATCTCGGCGCGGAGTTCGGTAAATCCGGCATTGGTTTTCAGGTCAGGATATTGCTCCACCACCACCATCAAACGGGCCAGCGCCGAAGATACATTGCCCTGCGCTTCCTGAAACTGCTTCATTGAAGCGTCATCCAGCTTTTCGGGGTTGATGGTTACTTTTGTTGCGTTGGCGCGGGCATTAATTACAGCTTCCAGCGTAGAACGCTCAAAATCAGCCTGCCCTTTTACCGTGGCTACCAGATTGGGAATTTTATCCAGACGCAGCTGATAAGCCGCTTCCACGTTCTGCCAGGTTTTGCGAACCTGCTCGCGCGATTCAACCAGACCGTTGTACGTGCTGCAGCCATTCATACCGAAAATAGCCAGAAGAAGAACGGTTGCAATCAGAATAATTGTTCCTTTACTCATTGCTTGTGTTTTTATTAGTGTAGTCGTTTGAGATGTAAAGATATTGTATCGCTGCATTAAAACAGGTAAATATCCGGTTAATTCGAGCGGGAGTAATTAACCGCCACCATAAATTTCACCACACTGATAAATGAACTCAACATATTGAAACAGATAGCTCCGGTTATCATCAACTCATTTGCTACCCGGAAAAGATCGTGCAATACAACTACGCCGTAAAGCAGCTAAAAACAATAAATGTAGTTATTGAATTTCAGGCCGGTTGCCAAATTATTGTATTTAGTACACAAGAATAAACTACACAAACAGGCTATTTAAAATATTAATTTGTATATTGATTTTCCCAATCAACTAATACAATTCTTCGTCAAACTATGTATCGATTACTCTTTTTACTGTTTCTTGCTCTTTCGCAACCCTTAGCCGCCCAGTGGACAAACCTTAATTCAGGCACTACAAACTGGCTGCGCGATGTGGATTTTATTTCGGCCGACACGGGTTTTGTGGCCGGCTATTCAGGTACAATTCTGAAAACTACAGACGGAGGCTCCAGCTGGACATCCTTATCCTCAAACACAACCAATAATCTTTTCGGTGTGTGCTTCATTTCATCGTCAACGGGTTGGGTATGCGGAAGCAACGGAACTATTTTAAAAACCACCAATGGCGGGCAAACATGGGTTTCGCAAACTTCGCCGCAATTAAGTACACTGCATGAATTGTTTTTTGTGGATTCACTCAACGGGTATATTGCCGGTGAAACTGGCACATGCCTGAAAACCACAAACGGCGGCGCTACATGGACAATTCTGAGTATTGCAACGGGCAATGGAAAAGTATCCGTATTCTTTAACAACATTGACACCGGCTACATTGCCGGCATCGGAACATTTGATGCTGTGATGAAAACAACCAATGCAGGAACAAACTGGTCGAACATCTTTTACAACTATTTTGAGGAAATAAGCTCAATATACTTTACCGATGTGAATAACGGATTTGCCGTAAGCAGCGTAAACAATCTGGTATATAAAACCACAAACGGCGGCCTGACCTGGACAAACCAAACACCTTCGGGTAATGGGGGTTTGTATGCTGTAACCTTTCCCACACCGTCAAGCGGCTATATTGTGGGTGGTTTTCCCGGCAACGGCAAAATTCTTAACACGAACAATGCCGGTAATACCTGGTCTGCCCAAACGTCTCCATCAACCGAGCCATTATTCGGTGTAAGTTTTGCTGACAGCCTCACAGGCTATGCGGTGGGAAGAAACGGAACAATTATTAAAACCACCAATGGCGGCGGTGTGGGCATGAACAACGATCAATTGGCCTCGGCATGGAGCTTACAGCCCAATCCGGCTTCAACAATAATTCAGATACAAAGCGAGTACGCAATTTCTGAAGTAAATATTCTCGATGTGAGCGGGAAAACAATTATGCAAAACAGTTTCAACGCATCAATACTGGATATCAGCAATATTGCCGCTGGCGTGTATATCGTTGAAATTGTAACCGAAAAAGGGGTATCGCGCAAAAAAATTATTAAACAGGGATAACCATGTTCTGACATCCGCATGACTGGTCAACTTCCTGTGCACGGATGATTATTCGTAGTGAATTAACAGCATCAGATTTCAGAAATAATACTGCTATTGGAAAGCACCAGCGAAAGAAAAATGTAAATTGGCACAACCCAAACAAGTTGATTAACCATCCGCCCCGGCATGAGCGGAGACCGAACCAAAAGCCCGAAAGTGCAGTTACTCAAAAAAATATACGATCATCTTTGCCGCAAAGCGTCTATCTACTTTTTTGCATTTCTGATTATCTTCACGTTCGATCGAGGCAACAGGTTTAAGGCTTTACCTGTTAATACAGACTTCGGTCAGTTCGAGTCGGATGTGGCCGAATACTACCTCTATCTGCCCGTATTCTTTTACGGCACTCCCGAAGAAATCACGGCTAATTTTAAAGCAAACAAGCGTACTCTGGGCATGGCCATCATGTACACACCGGCT contains these protein-coding regions:
- a CDS encoding T9SS type A sorting domain-containing protein, with the translated sequence MYRLLFLLFLALSQPLAAQWTNLNSGTTNWLRDVDFISADTGFVAGYSGTILKTTDGGSSWTSLSSNTTNNLFGVCFISSSTGWVCGSNGTILKTTNGGQTWVSQTSPQLSTLHELFFVDSLNGYIAGETGTCLKTTNGGATWTILSIATGNGKVSVFFNNIDTGYIAGIGTFDAVMKTTNAGTNWSNIFYNYFEEISSIYFTDVNNGFAVSSVNNLVYKTTNGGLTWTNQTPSGNGGLYAVTFPTPSSGYIVGGFPGNGKILNTNNAGNTWSAQTSPSTEPLFGVSFADSLTGYAVGRNGTIIKTTNGGGVGMNNDQLASAWSLQPNPASTIIQIQSEYAISEVNILDVSGKTIMQNSFNASILDISNIAAGVYIVEIVTEKGVSRKKIIKQG
- a CDS encoding TPM domain-containing protein — its product is MSNRLYKLLLLIGFLFGQLSLWAQTDRYKGIPDAPDPPRLVNNLSKAFPDFLSASETAALEEKLLRFNNETSNQITIVIVDDLAGYAAWEYATYIGEKWGVGTKGFDNGVVILVKPTGGKGQRDVFVAVGEGLHAKINATRNSHVVNDILIPRFANGDFYGALDEATDALMKMARDAFDDADAAVKPKKKSRRYTALIILFVVVVVFIYVIKGGGGGGSTFGGRGFGGFGGFGGGWGGGGSWGGGGSWGGGGGGFGGFGGGGFGGGGSGGKW
- a CDS encoding LemA family protein, which translates into the protein MSKGTIILIATVLLLAIFGMNGCSTYNGLVESREQVRKTWQNVEAAYQLRLDKIPNLVATVKGQADFERSTLEAVINARANATKVTINPEKLDDASMKQFQEAQGNVSSALARLMVVVEQYPDLKTNAGFTELRAEISETENMIKKSRTDYNEITGTFNTRVQKFPGNIWAGIFGFQTMPYFESDAGAEKAPKVDFETK
- a CDS encoding TPM domain-containing protein — its product is MSAAHDLLHEAEQAQLVEAITRAESRTSGEIRIHLENWCWFGPQWRARRVFRKLGMQHTQAHTGVLIYVAVRSHKIAIIGDSGINQVVPAGFWDQIVEQLRQDFRAKRFAQGLTTAVEHCGLQLASHFPGNSDNPNELTNEISFG